The Besnoitia besnoiti strain Bb-Ger1 chromosome IV, whole genome shotgun sequence genome contains a region encoding:
- a CDS encoding phosphoglycerate mutase family protein (encoded by transcript BESB_051630): protein MDPASDEVPPSERPSTAPGCAGLATRGPAIRRKRFYLIRHGQSMNNAVSLNDQAPTDDVSASPRPAALEPLGPSTAAGECAAGRRPAPSASPAPGSPPSEESFGPCGTADDDATRRIRATGRAPDPP, encoded by the coding sequence ATGGACCCTGCCTCCGACGAAGTCCCGCCTTCGGAGCGGCCCTCCACTGCACCCGGTTGCGCAGGTCTGGCGACGCGAGGCCCTGCGATACGCAGGAAACGATTCTACTTGATTCGCCACGGCCAGTCGATGAACAACGCAGTATCTCTGAACGACCAGGCGCCGACTGACGacgtctcggcgtcgccccgccCGGCGGCTCTGGAGCCACTTGGACCCTCAACCGCGGCTGGCGAATGCGCGGCCGGAAGGCGtccagcgccttctgcgtctcctgcgccagGATCTCCGCCGTCAGAGGAGAGTTTCGGCCCTTGCGGAaccgccgacgacgacgccacgcgccgcatCAGGGCGACAGGGCGCGCGCCCGACCCCCCCTAA
- a CDS encoding phosphoglycerate mutase family protein (encoded by transcript BESB_051640) — protein sequence MRRAVETAAEINKVFNVDVYVHPLLFEQGGLFHGPRKFPVGSGPLPSHGAGAGASTAASCASAAPAPSLESAMEEARTHSHSNCTASSGSSEGNEDVLSEEPNPSWRRMQPGHSEARHGLGMTLEEILQILPKAKVIEVPPSPRSALSGRAVDAEAAPGGKDVGAATGVPHSGKAHTVQAREADAIGGEYSATWPEERPSRWWRGGRETLAQTVQRARQVILWMEEECLQESETGGCILMVMHGLMMDLLLKALLFPFPSPDVYPSPYLEMLLDCLRHQERLTGVPIYNLPQQAAYFPSSNCSFCCLDLAARPVCLGAPEQVLSREGTCCVNAGSPQLVVPLRSFSRKEERAAQGEGHEPSGCSRTSEDSSGDGTPASRTPDAADTKSVPLSFRTHHAPRLVAALVQWNAQAVEAEHYTGHTLGASVLMSV from the exons ATGCGGAGGGCGGTCGAAACGGCTGCTGAGATCAACAAG GTATTCAACGTAGACGTGTACGTCCACCCTCTTCTGTTTGAGCAAGGCGGTCTGTTCCACGGCCCGCGAAAGTTTCCTGTCGGCAGCGGCCCTCTTCCGAGTCACGGGGCTGGGGCTGGGGCAAGCACCGCGGCTAGCTGtgcttccgctgcgccggcgccctctctCGAATCTGCGATGGAGGAAGCGCGGACCCATTCACATAGCAACTgcaccgcctcctcgggTTCTTCTGAGGGCAATGAAGACGTCCTTAGCGAAGAGCCGAACCCCTCGTGGCGTCGCATGCAGCCAGGCCACTCGGAGGCCAGACACGGTCTTGGCATGACTCTAGAGGAGATCCTGCAGATCCTGCCCAAGGCCAAGGTCATCGAGGTTCCGCCTAGCCCGAGAAGCGCCCTTTCTGGACGTGCAgtggacgcggaggccgcgcctggTGGGAAAGAtgtcggcgcggcgactgGAGTTCCGCACTCGGGGAAGGCGCACACAGTTCAAGCGAGGGAAGCAGACGCAATCGGCGGCGAGTACAGCGCCACCTGGCCTGAGGAAAGGCCGTCGCGCTGGTGGAGAGGCGGTCGAGAAACTCTCGCTCAGACCGTGCAGCGCGCACGCCAGGTGATTCT ATGGATGGAGGAGGAGTGCTTGCAAGAGAGCGAAACAGGGGGATGCATCTTGATGGTCATGCACGGCTTAATGATG GACCTGCTGCTGAAGGCTCTACTCTTCCCCTTTCCCTCTCCCGACGTCTACCCGAGTCCCTACCTAGAAATGCTGCTTGACTGCCTGCGCCACCAGGAACGCCTGACAGGGGTCCCCATTTACAATTTGCCTCAACAAGCAGCATATTTCCCGTCCAGCAATTGTTCATTCTGTTGTCTGGATCTGGCTGCGAGGCCTGTGTGCCTTGGCGCTCCAGAGCAGGTACTCTCTAGAGAAGGCACATGCTGCGTGAACGCAGGTTCTCCGCAGCTCGTGGTGCCGCTTCGTTCTTTCTCCcgcaaagaagagagagcggcgcaagGTGAAGGCCACGAACCCTCTGGCTGCAGTAGGACCTCTGAAGACTCGTCTGGTGACGGTACGCCCGCCAGTCGCACACCTGACGCTGCGGATACCAAGAGTGTGCCTCTCAGTTTCCGGACCCaccacgcgccgcggcttgtTGCCGCTCTGGTACAGTGGAACGCTCAGGCTGTCGAGGCCGAGCATTACACCGGCCATACTTTGGGAGCCTCTGTGTTGATGTCAGTCTAG
- a CDS encoding hypothetical protein (encoded by transcript BESB_051650) has protein sequence MKRCFAPEVFCGCCCELCQPVRCVIDQHEVEIVPATYRSSSSVSSASYGGHGSDPASVANSYRSPYEATSYRSQTDDPPTSRSTAVSSHTKHAASHGRHQQRISPCHSRSHRGGHISRRDSGKVQGGGGAVKMALFSARDFSLTETCPSADRGMTTSADGFTAGEPFFLFEGSPRHASAWPFPPPGALENSFQGPRTHAGSQHAPSGTAQQPSALEDTSSVELPQGAVAGGAPRSAASRAGPHRRSVAKRVPSLNIQLVLDRRAAQYNQSATLPPAAAVPAAGDSWKEDDLDDSEGPALCSSSASAEPASSPASVVSLPSRCFPRAQVSLSTTAVSPEGGTEGRAPCLRNCERDSDADSARSPSSDATQSEGTASRLLGSSRTSAGGAALRDPRSALSVASARDEKDLCTAGRSERNIRVHALRGTSPRASSRACEASEACTHSPEVAGSCARTAAGHTASTSLRQPEELSPKSLLPTQPSVAEDPDKLSGEHLRRVESVGDINKEFLFVEQTTARSSSSSPQGSEPVSSLTEVEHERLVRLEQQQRVLLHAVRHQERSLIRLAQQREHDTQRWQGGSHHTDSDRFSHCFDGDLSSHGRPSSCWSVATSSQVLRELTSTDSLSFSSFHSSRRGSLLSAKEDGGTGGQLPKGAARVSMFSLAQPMSSCLSRSLEELTASAHGNPRHSAQILQQLRQETHSRSAYIQQQHLRDSLAHDRVVLRARTAVDPQAASPPAALCRRFQEIHEKAGRRGRSDLRHRSEDPVPVPDARSSAGRSDPLFNSTRLRTSLRTNDGKTQLQCPRPNSPAQRSRSGEVDLSVLGEAHFSAGARLVLRERRRPHTAGAAEK, from the coding sequence ATGAAGCGCTGTTTCGCTCCTGAGGTTTTTTGCGGGTGCTGCTGCGAGCTGTGCCAGCCGGTACGGTGTGTCATTGATCAGCATGAAGTGGAGATTGTTCCTGCCACATATCGCTCGTCATCATCAgtgtcctccgcgtcgtaTGGGGGGCATGGCAGCGACCCGGCAAGCGTGGCGAACAGTTACAGAAGCCCCTACGAGGCGACTTCGTACCGGAGTCAGACCGACGACCCTCCCACTTCGCGAAGCACAGCAGTCAGCAGTCACACGAAGCACGCCGCTTCTCACGGCAGGCATCAACAGCGGATTTCGCCGTGCCATTCTCGCTCGCATCGAGGCGGTCACATCTCTCGGCGTGACTCGGGGAAAGTCCAaggtggcggaggcgctgtgAAGATGGCACTCTTTTCCGCGCGAGACTTCTCGTTGACTGAGACGTGTCCGTCCGCGGACCGGGGTATGACGACGTCCGCAGATGGCTTTACCGCAGGTGAacctttctttctcttcgaaGGTAGTCCGAGGCACGCGTCCGCCTGGCCGTTCCCTCCTCCTGGCGCCCTCGAAAATTCCTTTCAGGGGCCTCGTACTCACGCGGGAAGTCAGCACGCCCCAAGCGGGACTGCGCAGCAGCCCTCTGCACTGGAGGATACTTCGTCGGTAGAACTGCCCCAAGGAGCCGtagccggcggcgccccgcgcagcgctgccTCGAGGGCCGGCCCCCACAGACGGTCTGTGGCGAAGCGAGTACCTTCTCTCAACATCCAGCTGGTGCTGGACCGGCGCGCTGCTCAGTACAATCAGTCAGCTACcctgccgccagcggcagcggtTCCTGCTGCTGGAGACAGCTGGAAAGAGGACGACTTGGACGACTCCGAGGGGCCTGCGTTGTGCAGCTCtagcgccagcgccgagccggcctcctctcccgcatCGGTCGTCAGCCTGCCTTCACGCTGCTTTCCAAGGGCTCAAGTGTCCCTCTCGACCACTGCAGTTTCGCCTGAAGGAGGGACTGAAGGGCGAGCTCCGTGCCTGAGAAACTgtgagagagacagcgatgCGGAttctgcgcgctcgccttcctctgacGCCACTCAGAGCGAGGGGACTGCCAGTCGCCTCTTGGGGTCGAGCCGCACTTCCGCAGGGGGTGCGGCCTTGAGAGATCCTCGCTCAGCTTTAAGTGTGGCGTCGGCGAGAGATGAGAAAGACTTGTGCACAGCAGGACGCTCAGAGAGAAACATCAGAGTACATGCATTGCGCGGCACGTCTCCTCGggcttcgtctcgcgcgtgtgAGGCTTCAGAGGCGTGCACCCACTCTCCAGAAGTGGCGGGAAGTTGTGCGCGTACAGCAGCAGGTCACACAGCCTCGACGTCCCTGCGCCAGCCTGAAGAGCTGTCACCGAAGTCTCTGTTGCCCACTCAACCGTCAGTAGCAGAAGATCCCGACAAGCTCTCCGGCGAGCATCTGAGGAGAGTAGAGTCGGTGGGCGACATCAATAAGGAGTTTTTGTTCGTGGAACAGACGACGGCAAGGAGCTCTTCTAGCTCGCCGCAGGGTTCTGAGCCTGTGAGCAGCCTCACGGAGGTGGAACATGAGCGTCTGGTGCGGTTGGAACAACAGCAGCGGGTTCTTCTGCACGCTGTTCGGCATCAGGAGCGGAGCCTCATCCGGCTGGCACAGCAGCGGGAGCACGATACTCAGCGGTGGCAAGGCGGGTCTCATCATACGGATTCAGATCGTTTTTCTCATTGTTTTGATGGGGACCTCAGCAGCCATGGGCGTCcaagcagctgctggagcgtCGCGACTTCCTCGCAGGTGTTGCGAGAATTGACCTCCACGGACAGCCtctccttttcctctttcCACTCTTCCCGCAGAGGTTCTCTGCTGTCTGCAAAGGAAGATGGTGGTACTGGAGGCCAGTTGCCGAagggcgccgctcgcgtcagCATGTTTTCTCTCGCCCAGCCCATGAGCTCTTGCCTGTCTCGGAGCCTGGAAGAGTTGACCGCATCCGCTCACGGCAATCCCCGGCACTCGGCGCAGATTCTTCAGCAGCTTCGCCAAGAGACCCATTCCCGGAGTGCCTACattcagcagcagcacctGCGCGACAGCCTGGCTCACGATCGCGTGGTCCTTCGGGCGCGTACAGCTGTGGATCCACAGGCCGCTAGTCCTCCAGCCGCGCTCTGTCGGCGATTCCAAGAGATTCACGAGAAGGCAGGCAGGAGGGGCCGAAGCGACTTGAGGCATCGGAGCGAGGACCCTGTCCCAGTGCCAGACGCAAGGTCGTCGGCAGGCCGGAGCGATCCACTTTTCAATTCTACCCGTCTGAGAACTTCGCTTCGGACGAACGACGGAAAAACGCAACTGCAGTGCCCACGCCCGAATAGCCCGGCTCAGCGATCAAGATCAGGCGAAGTAGATTTGTCCGTGTTAGGGGAAGCGCACTTCAGCGCAGGAGCCCGGCTAGTTCtccgagagagaagacgaccacacactgccggcgctgccgaGAAATAG
- a CDS encoding hypothetical protein (encoded by transcript BESB_051660), producing the protein MAQRVVISRQCRPLQKQSNFENRPLKNPCRTGAVGRIGFLFLFCLIQDNAERPLLACLSCAKGFAFHCHQSYTLLPVQATIQLETSSVLLGMPISTARRKVPFARNAYENVTNHNGIPQVEPIVSHHREDGSFQVVYNSCPEADSHKDDADLGIPSPPGCIGRLVSFTAEGKQIGGEKNLDFRTLLTEARIVGYWSPLTEPVDGHNDLRGALFAVWALKCPTVESTCECTAAKCRITLETASAKSGYLLFVRQSIFETYEGDRVCLNQESLGGPIAKGSSAKFTFWLVHNTGWECGREDMRGAFIEFDEQHPEGIRVGSVFAVRQTKSNPEEFQVVRTVWNRARLEYNFGFNALTGGLGKLMNSRSETEKVFLYAFIIRAKSFDAALGISQARCFGVLLDSDLQESGDAGAALPCRPCGYAAFLLHPQYQELMAVCEDTSRNSSRYYVDGKPLLGTNNSVQFTNPTAKGSPVFVPDDFRAWKVLWKGATAESLRSAQTPQAVQSVHLGEWNQELQTFFRNTSPVEGINTAGADAIFASFFGEDSLLVGYQDSTARSSYLLECFSNGTRVPGQFLKILRSAEASLLPAAAATFIPRRRATGEVIWFSLWNEDRVSHDLQNSFLPIAQSTQELRIVKVTGSRDEARPCRGGIGPDSPTCNASCHSLQVYETNKTVGSDDDPACAYEDSTNFAEVCYEGDCPLLPVVITRASGAVQGEKVDGRAGDSLAVSSQPPSAFEVSLQRPAEIWAIRSFFVPQGHTEFNVTLMDPKRTVIYTLPTSLPPLKTRNLTFWEWRDMQVYRVQYIRVDVVQKQMRESDSLELADIHVLGRELPLCPPEAFFSSGGPACAYNMEFILKEPTVWDCQGEWSEWSYCDSTCRSTRFLNVRQPALYGGRPCPSFEKKACNAPAGLRRCHLGMVRVPQLPPPQDPPQDTGSCG; encoded by the exons ATGGCTCAAAGGGTGGTGATTTCGCGACAGTGCCGGCCGTTGCAGAAGCAGAGCAACTTTGAAAACCGTCCGCTGAAAAACCCTTGTAGAACCGGTGCAGTCGGTCGCATTGGCTTCCTTTTCTTATTTTGTCTGATCCAAGACAACGCTGAACGCCCCCTACTAGCGTGCTTATCCTGTGCGAAGGGCTTTGCTTTTCACTGTCACCAGAGCTATACTTTGTTGCCTGTGCAAGCGACGATCCAACTGGAGACATCGTCCGTCCTGTTGGGCATGCCCATCAGTACCGCGCGCCGCAAAGTCCCATTTGCTCGAAACGCATACGAGAATGTAACGAATCACAATGGTATACCTCAGGTGGAACCTATTGTCAGCCACCACCGTGAAGACGGAAGTTTTCAGGTAGTATATAACTCTTGTCCCGAAGCAGATTCTCAcaaagacgacgcagacttGGGAattccttctcctcccgGGTGCATTGGTCGCCTTGTGTCGTTTACGGCAGAAGGCAAGCAAATTGGGGGAGAAAAAAACTTGGACTTTAGGACTCTCTTAACTGAAGCCAGGATCGTGGGTTACTGGAGTCCTCTAACAGAGCCCGTAGACGGTCACAATGATCTTCGTGGGGCGTTATTCGCTGTTTGGGCACTGAAGTGCCCTACCGTTGAGTCCACCTGTGAGTGCACAGCGGCGAAGTGCCGAATAACACTGGAAACAGCAAGTGCGAAGTCAGGATATCTGTTGTTCGTCCGGCAGTCGATATTTGAAACGTACGAGGGAGACCGGGTGTGCTTAAATCAAGAATCCCTCGGAGGACCCATCGCCAAGGGCTCTTCAGCAAAGTTCACTTTCTGGCTCGTGCACAATACTGGTTGGGAGTGCGGAAGAGAGGATATGCGCGGTGCATTCATTGAGTTTGACGAGCAGCATCCGGAAGGCATTCGTGTAGGGAGTGTATTCGCCGTGCGTCAAACCAAATCTAACCCTGAGGAATTCCAGGTCGTCCGGACAGTTTGGAATCGAGCAAGACTTGAATACAACTTTGGTTTCAATGCCCTCACGGGGGGTCTTGGGAAGCTAATGAATTCTCGCAGTGAAACGGAGAAGGTTTTCCTGTATGCTTTCATTATCAGGGCGAAATCATTTGATGCGGCGCTTGGAATCAGCCAAGCAAGGTGTTTTGGTGTCCTACTGGACTCCGATCTCCAGGAGTCAGGAGATGCTGGAGCGGCTTTGCCTTGCAGACCGTGCGGTTACGCGGCATTCCTGTTACATCCGCAATACCAGGAACTGATGGCAGTGTGTGAGGACACATCAAGGAACTCGTCACGGTATTACGTAGACGGGAAGCCGCTGCTTGGGACCAACAACTCTGTCCAGTTCACGAATCCGACAGCTAAGGGAAGTCCTGTTTTCGTCCCGGATGACTTTCGTGCGTGGAAGGTACTCTGGAAGGGGGCTACAGCAGAGAGTCTTCgttctgcgcagacgccccaGGCAGTCCAGTCTGTACATCTGGGGGAGTGGAACCAGGAACTGCAGACTTTCTTCCGCAATACTTCTCCCGTTGAAGGTATCAATACCGCAGGCGCTGACGCTATTTTTGCATCCTTCTTCGGCGAAGATAGCCTCCTTGTTGGCTACCAAGACAGTACTGCTCGCAGTTCGTACCTTCTGGAGTGTTTTTCCAATGGTACCCGTGTTCCAGGCCAATTTTTGAAGATCCTTCGAAGCGCTGAAGCCAGTCTTCttccagcagccgcggcgacgtTCATTCCCCGTCGGCGTGCTACCGGAGAAGTCATTTGGTTCTCTCTCTGGAATGAAGACCGCGTCAGTCATGACCTGCAAAACTCCTTCTTACCTATCGCTCAAAGCACGCAAGAGTTGCGCATCGTCAAGGTTACGGGCTCAAGGGATGAGGCACGCCCCTGTAGGGGCGG AATAGGCCCGGACTCACCTACGTGTAATGCAAGCTGCCACTCACTACAAGTATACGAGACAAATAAGACAGTGGGGTCGGACGACGATCCAGCTTGTGCCTATGAGGACAGCACGAACTTCGCAGAAGTTTGCTATGAAGGAGACTGCCCTCTACTTCCCGTCGTCATCACACGAGCATCTGGAGCTGTACAGGGAGAAAAGGTGGATGGCCGGGCGGGGGACAGTCTGGCAGTCTCCAGTCAACCTCCATCGGCGTTTGAAGTATCACTACAACGGCCGGCGGAAATCTGGGCTATCCGGTCTTTTTTTGTACCTCAAGGGCACACTGAATTCAATGTAACTCTGATGGATCCCAAACGGACTGTCATCTACACGCTGCCAACAAGTTTACCTCCTCTGAAGACCAGGAATCTGACTTTCTGGGAGTGGCGTGACATGCAGGTTTACCGTGTACAGTACATCAGGGTCGATGTGGTGCAAAAGCAAATGCGGGAGAGCGACAGCCTAGAACTCGCGGATATCCACGTTCTCGGCCGGGAGCTGCCTCTGTGCCCGCCTGAGGCGTTCTTCAGCTCCGGTGGACCTGCATGTGCCTACAACATGGAATTTATTTTAAAAGAGCCGACGGTCTGGGACTGTCAGGGTGAATGGAGCGAATGGTCGTACTGTGACTCGACCTGTCGTTCAACGAGGTTCCTGAATGTGCGTCAGCCTGCCCTTTATGGCGGCAGACCATGCCCGTCGTTCGAGAAGAAAGCGTGCAACG CGCCGGCAGGACTGCGTCGTTGCCACCTCGGAATGGTCCGAGTGCCGcaactgccgccgcctcaggaTCCACCACAGGATACGGGAAGCTGCGGGTGA